The proteins below come from a single Rhodococcus sp. WMMA185 genomic window:
- a CDS encoding transglycosylase family protein: protein MNTRSIEKRALGAIAAVGVAVALPLGASTATASASSSSSSLSPWFNNWDAVAQCESGGNWSINTGNGYYGGLQFSPVTWAEHGGRGLPSDASKAEQIRIAERVLKTQGPGAWPVCGKYLNQGGSTVFDDPAAVMAAAQAAFEAAVELAQRLGLDLRIAQLLTGS from the coding sequence ATGAACACTCGAAGCATCGAGAAGCGTGCACTTGGCGCGATCGCCGCGGTCGGCGTTGCTGTTGCTCTCCCGCTCGGTGCGAGCACCGCAACGGCGTCAGCCTCCTCGTCCTCTTCGTCCTTGTCGCCCTGGTTTAACAACTGGGACGCCGTCGCGCAGTGTGAGAGCGGTGGAAACTGGTCCATCAACACTGGAAACGGCTACTACGGTGGCCTTCAGTTCTCCCCCGTGACCTGGGCGGAGCACGGAGGAAGAGGCTTGCCCTCGGACGCCAGCAAAGCCGAGCAGATCCGCATCGCAGAGAGGGTCTTGAAGACCCAGGGCCCCGGCGCGTGGCCCGTGTGCGGCAAGTATCTGAACCAGGGCGGCTCCACAGTCTTCGACGATCCTGCCGCGGTGATGGCCGCTGCCCAGGCGGCATTCGAAGCGGCCGTGGAGCTCGCGCAACGGCTCGGGTTGGATCTGAGGATCGCGCAGCTGCTGACTGGATCCTGA